GGCGATGGCGGCGCGGGTGGCGGAGGCGGTGCGGGAGGTGCGGGAGGCGCCACCGCGAAGAAGTCCGCCGCGAAGAAGTCCACCACCAAGCGGGGGGCCGGGGTGACCGCCGCCAACACCGGGGGCACCGGCGTGGCGGGCGGCTCGCGCGACCTGCGCGGCGAGCTGCGCGACTTCGCGCGGTCGCGTCCGGGCGGCTGGGGGCACGACGAGTGGCAGGGGCTGCTGGGCGACCTGCGCGGCCGCGGCCACGACGTGTCCGACGAGGGCGCCGTGGGGATGCAGCTGGAGCGCGAGCGCCTGGCCCACCAGCTGGAGGACGTGGGCGGGCTGGGGAAGAAGGCGGACGCGCTGGTGGACCGCTTCGAGACCGTCTACAGCCTGCGCCAGGCGAGCGTGGACGACATCGCGAGCGTCAAGGGGATCGACCGGCAGCTCGCCGAGCGCGTCAAGGAGCGCTTCAGCTAACCGCCCGGGTCGTACACCGGTTCCGTGCGGTCGCCACGCGGGGCGCCGGAGTTTTCTCCGGCGCCCCGCGCGTGTTTCTAGCCCAGTGAGAACCCAGGGGATCCGCCGGGATTCTCGTGCTCGCAAATCGACAGGCCGCGGCTCGGCTTGTCCGCCCGGCCTGGCATACGCGTTGCGCTCCCGATGGACAGCACGGGGCCTTCTACTCATCGTCTCCCGAGGCTGTTCACGTGGAATCACAAGCTCTGCCGATGGCCCGCGGCCCGTCGTCTGATGACGACCAGAATCCGACCCCCCTGCAGGACGCGTTCGCGGACACCGTGCTGCGACAGCGCATCTCGGTCGAGTACCGGTACGACGTCCATTCACGCGCGACGTGTTCGCTCCGGGGAACCGCACCCTGGTCGGCGTTCTGGCCGCTGGCGGGTCGACCCGCCGTCACCGGGTCTATGCCGTCGTAGAGGAGCAGGTGAGCGACTGCTGGCCCGATCTTGTCCCCCGGATCCGAGCGTATGCCGACACGCACGCCGCCAGCATCGCGCTCGATGCGGATCCGCTGCTGGTGCGCGGCGGGGAAGACGCCAAGAACAGCCCGGAGCTGGTGTTGCGTC
Above is a window of Longimicrobiaceae bacterium DNA encoding:
- a CDS encoding helix-hairpin-helix domain-containing protein encodes the protein GDGGAGGGGGAGGAGGATAKKSAAKKSTTKRGAGVTAANTGGTGVAGGSRDLRGELRDFARSRPGGWGHDEWQGLLGDLRGRGHDVSDEGAVGMQLERERLAHQLEDVGGLGKKADALVDRFETVYSLRQASVDDIASVKGIDRQLAERVKERFS